One Streptococcus sp. S1 DNA window includes the following coding sequences:
- a CDS encoding ECF transporter S component, which yields MRKSSSISRIAIFFAVMITIHFVTSFILQFVPSGIQPTLVHIPVVIASIIYGPRIGAILGLLMGLFSLTMNTLVLTPASYLFSPFVPHGNLYSLIIAIVPRILIGVTPYFVYRWIRNRTGLVIAGIVGSMTNTVFVLSGIYFFFGNSFGGGIQHFLGLIVSTNSLIEVIATVLITSAVVPSLEKLK from the coding sequence ATGAGAAAATCATCTTCTATTTCACGAATTGCCATCTTTTTTGCGGTGATGATCACCATTCACTTTGTGACATCTTTCATTCTGCAATTTGTTCCATCAGGAATTCAACCAACCTTGGTTCATATTCCTGTCGTGATCGCCTCTATCATATACGGTCCACGAATTGGAGCTATCTTAGGACTCCTCATGGGACTCTTTAGCCTCACTATGAATACCTTGGTTTTAACACCAGCCAGCTATCTCTTTAGTCCCTTTGTCCCTCACGGGAATCTCTACTCCCTTATCATTGCCATAGTCCCTCGGATTCTCATCGGGGTAACCCCTTACTTCGTCTATCGCTGGATTCGTAATCGTACTGGACTTGTGATCGCTGGAATTGTCGGCTCTATGACCAATACTGTTTTCGTTCTAAGTGGGATTTATTTCTTCTTTGGCAACAGTTTTGGAGGGGGGATTCAACATTTCCTTGGCTTGATTGTCTCTACTAACTCACTCATCGAAGTCATTGCGACAGTACTCATTACCAGTGCAGTCGTTCCATCTCTTGAAAAATTAAAATAA